The following coding sequences lie in one Phragmites australis chromosome 8, lpPhrAust1.1, whole genome shotgun sequence genomic window:
- the LOC133927738 gene encoding uncharacterized protein LOC133927738 translates to MASFEHDAMLTAAFDHDAMAATSGFIHNNGPAGHGLHRDDIANAVFDHDDALDGKGFHHDYITGVGSSHNGALTGEGLHHADVADASLDHNGALTGENAAENLEVNNQSASSENVPTVGMCFASEKEAHNFYNSYAKKIGFSIRWCHRK, encoded by the exons ATGGCTTCGTTCGAGCACGACGCCATGCTCACGGCGGCCTTCGATCATGACGCGATGGCAGCCACCTCGGGCTTCATCCACAACAATGGTCCGGCTGGACACGGGCTTCATCGCGACGACATCGCCAACGCCGTCTTTGACCATGACGATGCTCTGGATGGAAAGGGCTTCCACCACGACTACATCACAGGCGTCGGCTCCAGCCACAATGGCGCTCTGACCGGAGAGGGCCTGCATCACGCCGACGTCGCCGATGCGAGCTTAGACCACAATGGCGCTCTAACTGGAGAAAACGCTGCAGAGAATTTGGAG GTGAACAATCAAAGTGCATCCTCAGAAAATGTACCAACAGTGGGAATGTGCTTTGCATCTGAAAAAGAGGCTCACAACTTCTATAATTCTTATGCTAAAAAGATTGGATTCAGCATCCGATGGTGCCATAGGAAATAA
- the LOC133927739 gene encoding uncharacterized protein LOC133927739, whose amino-acid sequence MDKLFRYEAAWERHEGFRPTLEQARGSMHCQSAKEMCEKLRTMAGSISAWGKESFGNVRSELRALRKRLLELRSNPARVRPSYEEKKVDQRIVELNLREEILWRQRSQVQWLAEGDSNTQFFHQKASLRKRKNRINKLILQDGTVCENAKVLEGAATSFYEQLYKPEETIGIESEDEIKNALFQMFPTKPLGLDGFPAHLFQKHWDICGNEVTAIVLRLLNGEDSLEEINKTFIVLIPKSAFVPGRLITDNIITAYECLHFMKKKKCKNNSHCALKLDMMKAYDRVEWRYLEAIILKLGFAPSILFFKAKVEGASWVRDRVQEYCNASGQKVNLDKSSIFFGKGCPEDRRSEIKVLLDIQNESLNEQYPGLPSDVGKQKNCAFQYLKDRVWKRVQGWMERCLSAGGKEILIKSVAQAIPTYSMACFLLPRELRQHIHALIRKFWWRSKAGERKTAWVAWDAMVMPKYMGGLGFKDIELFNLAMLARQAWRILQSPESLSARVLKAVYFSENDLLNTEFGDRPSQIWRGLHAEWKF is encoded by the exons ATGGACAAATTGTTCCGGTACGAGGCAGCATGGGAGCGACATGAGGGGTTCCGCCCTACTTTGGAACAAGCACGGGGATCGATGCATTGTCAATCAGCCAAAGAGATGTGCGAAAAATTGAGGACGATGGCGGGATCTATATCTGCATGGGGGAAGGAGTCTTTTGGTAATGTGCGGTCTGAACTACGGGCGCTTCGTAAGCGGCTGCTTGAGCTGCGCTCGAATCCGGCTCGTGTCAGACCTTCATACGAGGAAAAGAAGGTGGATCAGCGAATTGTCGAATTGAATTTGCGTGAAGAAATCTTGTGGCGACAAAGATCACAAGTGCAGTGGCTGGCAGAAGGAGATAGCAACACTCAATTCTTCCATCAAAAAGCTAGCTTGAGAAAGAGGAAAAACCGAATAAACAAGCTGATCCTTCAAGATGGTACTGTGTGCGAGAATGCAAAGGTGCTAGAAGGAGCGGCCACTTCCTTTTATGAGCAGTTGTACAAGCCGGAGGAGACGATCGGGATTGAGAG TGAAGATGAGATAAAGAATGCTTTATTTCAAATGTTCCCAACAAAACCTCTGGGGCTTGATGGCTTCCCGGCGCACTTGTTCCAGAAACATTGGGATATTTGTGGTAATGAGGTGACAGCTATAGTGCTTAGGTTGCTCAATGGAGAGGACTCTTTGGAGGAGATAAACAAGACATTCATTGTTTTAATTCCCAAG TCGGCATTTGTTCCTGGAAGGCTCATTACAGATAACATCATTACTGCTTATGAATGTTTACAttttatgaagaagaagaagtgtaAGAATAATTCACACTGTGCACTGAAATTGGACATGATGAAGGCGTATGATAGAGTAGAATGGAGATATTTGGAAGCTATAATACTTAAGCTGGGTTTTGCACCAAG TATCCTTTTCTTTAAGGCAAAGGTAGAAGGTGCATCTTGGGTGAGGGACCGTGTACAagagtattgcaatgcttctGGGCAGAAGGTAAACCTTGATAAGTCCTCCATATTCTTTGGAAAAGGATGTCCAGAAGATAGGAGAAGTGAAATTAAAGTTTTGCTTGATATTCAAAATGAGAGCTTGAATGAACAGTACCCTGGGTTACCCTCAGATGTGGGAAAGCAAAAGAATTGTGCATTTCAGTACCTCAAAGATCGAGTTTGGAAGAGGGTTCAAGGATGGATGGAAAGGTGCTTGTCGGCGGGGGGAAAGGAAATTCTCATTAAGTCTGTGGCGCAGGCCATTCCGACTTACTCCATGGCGTGTTTCTTGCTGCCAAGAGAATTACGCCAGCATATACATGCTTTGATTCGAAAATTTTGGTGGAGAAGTAAAGCAGGGGAAAGGAAGACAGCATGGGTGGCATGGGATGCAATGGTGATGCCTAAGTATATGGGCGGCTTAGGATTCAAGGATATTGAGCTCTTCAATTTAGCTATGCTGGCGAGGCAAGCATGGAGAATATTGCAAAGTCCTGAATCTCTGAGCGCTAGGGTGTTGAAAGCAGTCTATTTTTCGGAAAATGATCTGTTGAATACGGAGTTTGGAGATAGGCCTTCGCAAATTTGGAGAGGACTTCATGCAGAGTGGAAGTTTTAA